Proteins encoded in a region of the Paucibacter sediminis genome:
- a CDS encoding DUF1272 domain-containing protein, whose product MLQLRPNCECCDRDLPPDSTEARICSFECTFCASCVTQRLAGVCPNCGGDFAPRPRRVGAVLARNPASTERVFKPRPLG is encoded by the coding sequence ATGCTGCAACTCCGACCCAATTGCGAATGCTGCGACCGCGACCTGCCGCCCGACTCGACCGAGGCGCGCATCTGCTCCTTCGAGTGCACCTTCTGCGCCAGTTGCGTGACGCAGCGCCTGGCCGGGGTCTGCCCCAACTGCGGCGGCGATTTCGCGCCGCGGCCGCGCCGTGTGGGCGCGGTGCTGGCGCGCAACCCGGCCTCCACCGAGCGCGTCTTCAAGCCCCGCCCGCTTGGCTAA
- a CDS encoding alpha/beta hydrolase, whose translation MNQPPLLDCIELQTQATPRASLIVLHGLGADGRDFVPVCQALDLQAIGGLRCVLPNAPQIPVTINGGYRMPAWYDILGTQLERREDETGLRASQAAIAALIDRERERGIAAERIVLMGFSQGCAMALLTGLRYPQRLAGIVGLSGYLPLLDSTAAERHAANAATPILLAHGRQDPVVALDRGAAGRDELLRLGYAPEWHEYPMQHEVCNEEIEELNRFLLRVLG comes from the coding sequence ATGAACCAGCCCCCTCTTCTCGACTGCATCGAACTGCAGACCCAGGCCACGCCGCGCGCCAGCCTGATCGTGCTGCATGGCCTGGGCGCCGACGGGCGCGACTTCGTGCCGGTCTGCCAGGCCCTGGACCTGCAGGCCATCGGCGGCCTGCGCTGCGTGCTGCCGAATGCGCCGCAGATCCCCGTCACCATCAACGGCGGCTACCGCATGCCGGCCTGGTACGACATCCTCGGCACCCAGCTCGAGCGGCGCGAGGACGAGACCGGCCTGCGCGCCTCGCAGGCCGCGATTGCCGCGCTGATCGACCGCGAGCGCGAGCGCGGCATCGCCGCCGAGCGCATCGTGCTGATGGGCTTCTCGCAGGGCTGCGCGATGGCGCTGCTGACCGGCCTGCGCTACCCACAGCGCCTGGCCGGCATCGTCGGCCTGTCGGGCTATCTGCCGCTGCTGGACAGCACCGCGGCCGAGCGTCATGCCGCCAACGCCGCCACGCCCATCCTGCTGGCCCATGGCCGGCAGGACCCGGTGGTGGCGCTGGACCGCGGCGCGGCCGGACGCGACGAATTGCTGCGCCTGGGCTATGCGCCCGAATGGCATGAATACCCGATGCAGCACGAGGTCTGCAACGAGGAGATCGAGGAGCTGAACCGCTTCCTGCTGCGCGTGCTGGGCTGA
- a CDS encoding c-type cytochrome, whose product MTTPTISRCLLIASLLGGSALALAQGKVDLGQREYMSKCAACHGESAKGNGPFNELLKKSAADLTTLAKRNGGVFPVARVYEVIDGSGSSHGSRDMPVFGTDYKLKAAEYYGDMPYDPEVYVRGRILMLVEYLNRLQVK is encoded by the coding sequence ATGACAACTCCTACGATTTCCCGGTGTCTGCTGATTGCATCCCTGCTGGGCGGCTCGGCGCTGGCCCTGGCACAGGGCAAGGTCGATCTGGGCCAGCGCGAGTACATGAGCAAATGCGCCGCCTGCCATGGCGAAAGCGCCAAGGGCAATGGCCCGTTCAACGAGCTGCTCAAGAAGAGCGCCGCCGATCTCACCACCCTGGCCAAGCGCAACGGCGGCGTGTTCCCGGTGGCACGCGTCTACGAGGTGATCGACGGCAGCGGCAGCAGCCATGGCTCGCGTGACATGCCCGTGTTCGGCACCGACTACAAGCTCAAGGCGGCCGAGTACTACGGCGACATGCCCTACGACCCCGAGGTCTATGTGCGGGGCCGCATCCTCATGCTGGTCGAGTACCTGAACCGGCTGCAGGTCAAGTAG
- a CDS encoding sensor histidine kinase, whose protein sequence is MSSELRRGQWLRARVVLAAALLALGSAGLLAAAGSPRVQLLLGLAMAGLAGWGWRALARLQWPAPALQAEPAQPQQDLQQRLLLLEGELEHVPVALFRCSAGQVRALNARARRLLAPGGAQERAELLRELAEAQGEAGRALLHIATERGLERWLLAASAMTLQGEPVRLLALLPLESELEAETLKAWRQLVHVLTHEIMNSLTPIASLARSAQELQGDAERAQDLALALDTVARRAEALARFVADYRRVSDWPEPRPEPVELQALFARLEQLVAAGWRARGGQARFQVQPDSLSLMADPGQLEQALINLMKNAAEATAELVQPSLEVQARLTRGGRLAISVRDNGPGVPQGLEQQIFMPFFSARSSPAGGGAGSGIGLAVVRNLVHGMGGTVRYVKPPTGGACFVLSF, encoded by the coding sequence ATGAGCTCTGAGTTGCGCCGTGGCCAGTGGCTGCGCGCCCGCGTGGTGCTGGCCGCCGCCCTGCTGGCCCTGGGCAGCGCCGGCCTGCTGGCCGCCGCGGGTTCGCCGCGCGTGCAGCTGCTGCTTGGCCTGGCGATGGCGGGGCTGGCCGGCTGGGGCTGGCGGGCGCTGGCGCGCCTGCAATGGCCGGCGCCGGCGCTGCAGGCCGAGCCGGCGCAGCCGCAACAGGATCTGCAGCAGCGCCTGCTGTTGCTGGAGGGCGAGCTGGAGCATGTGCCGGTGGCGCTGTTCCGCTGCAGCGCCGGCCAGGTGCGGGCGCTGAACGCGCGCGCACGCCGTTTGCTGGCGCCCGGCGGCGCGCAGGAGCGCGCCGAGCTGCTGCGGGAGCTGGCCGAGGCGCAGGGCGAGGCCGGCCGCGCGCTGCTGCACATCGCCACCGAACGCGGCCTGGAGCGCTGGCTGCTGGCCGCCAGCGCCATGACGCTGCAGGGCGAGCCGGTGCGCCTGCTGGCCCTGCTGCCGCTGGAGTCGGAGCTGGAGGCCGAGACGCTGAAGGCCTGGCGCCAGCTGGTGCATGTGCTGACGCACGAGATCATGAATTCGCTCACCCCGATCGCCTCGCTCGCGCGCAGCGCGCAGGAGCTGCAGGGCGATGCCGAGCGCGCGCAGGACCTGGCCCTGGCGCTGGACACGGTGGCGCGACGTGCCGAGGCGCTGGCGCGCTTTGTGGCGGACTACCGGCGCGTCAGCGACTGGCCCGAGCCGCGGCCCGAGCCGGTCGAGCTGCAGGCCCTGTTCGCGCGCCTGGAGCAGCTGGTGGCCGCGGGCTGGCGCGCGCGCGGCGGCCAGGCGCGCTTCCAGGTGCAACCCGACTCGCTGAGCCTGATGGCCGACCCTGGCCAGCTGGAGCAGGCCCTCATCAACCTGATGAAGAACGCCGCCGAGGCCACCGCCGAGCTGGTCCAGCCCAGCCTGGAGGTGCAGGCACGGCTCACGCGCGGCGGCCGCCTGGCCATCAGCGTGCGCGACAACGGCCCCGGCGTGCCGCAGGGCCTGGAGCAGCAGATCTTCATGCCCTTCTTCAGCGCGCGTAGCAGCCCCGCCGGCGGCGGTGCCGGATCGGGCATCGGCCTGGCGGTGGTGCGCAACCTCGTGCACGGCATGGGCGGCACGGTGCGCTATGTGAAGCCGCCCACCGGCGGGGCCTGCTTCGTGCTGAGCTTCTGA
- a CDS encoding sigma-54-dependent transcriptional regulator — MSMLILDDDPDVGLAAKLLLQRRLPPTCPVRLLQRPAELAAALEAEPVELLLLDMNFLPGRTDGAQGLALLEQLLRRGAAAPVVIVMTAYAEVNLAVAALKAGAFDFITKPWDNARLVATVAAALASRRPAQAAANASALLGEARPMQELRALIQSVAPTEANVLVLGEMGSGKELVARELHLQSARAAGTFLAVDLGALAESTLESELFGHKRGSFTDARSERPGRFQAAAGGTLFLDEVANLPLASQAKLLTALERREVTPLGADQPQAIDVRIVSATNLDEAALFDPQRFRADLLYRLNTIVLRVPPLRERREDVPLLCQHYLSQYAAQYAKPPRHCSEAALAALRAHDWHGNVRALRHACERAVILAQGDRYEYADFGLRAGPAPASLEPAPAQHLTLHQRERAALDEALRQAQGNISQAARLLGLSRAALYRRMEKHEL, encoded by the coding sequence ATGTCCATGCTGATACTCGACGACGACCCCGACGTGGGCCTGGCGGCCAAGCTGCTGCTGCAGCGCCGGCTCCCGCCGACCTGCCCGGTGCGGCTGCTGCAGCGGCCGGCCGAGCTGGCGGCTGCCCTCGAGGCCGAGCCGGTGGAACTGCTGCTGCTGGACATGAACTTCCTGCCCGGCCGCACCGACGGCGCCCAGGGCCTGGCGCTGCTGGAGCAGCTGCTCAGGCGCGGCGCGGCCGCGCCGGTGGTGATCGTGATGACGGCCTATGCCGAGGTGAATCTCGCGGTGGCGGCGCTCAAGGCCGGTGCCTTCGACTTCATTACCAAACCCTGGGACAACGCCAGGCTGGTGGCCACGGTGGCCGCCGCCCTGGCGAGCCGCCGGCCGGCCCAGGCGGCGGCCAATGCCTCGGCCCTGCTGGGCGAGGCGCGGCCGATGCAGGAGCTGCGCGCGCTGATCCAGAGCGTCGCGCCCACCGAGGCGAACGTGCTGGTGCTGGGCGAGATGGGCTCGGGCAAGGAGCTGGTGGCGCGCGAGCTGCATCTGCAGTCGGCGCGTGCGGCCGGCACCTTTCTGGCGGTGGACCTGGGCGCGCTGGCCGAGTCGACGCTCGAGAGCGAGCTGTTCGGCCACAAGCGCGGCAGCTTCACCGATGCGCGCAGCGAGCGCCCGGGGCGCTTCCAGGCGGCCGCGGGCGGCACGCTCTTCCTCGACGAGGTGGCGAACCTGCCGCTGGCCAGCCAGGCCAAGCTGCTCACCGCGCTGGAGCGCCGCGAGGTCACGCCGCTGGGCGCCGACCAGCCGCAGGCCATCGACGTGCGCATCGTCAGCGCCACCAATCTGGACGAGGCCGCGCTGTTCGACCCGCAGCGCTTCCGCGCCGATCTGCTCTACCGCCTCAACACCATCGTGCTGCGCGTGCCGCCGCTGCGCGAGCGCCGCGAGGACGTCCCGCTGCTGTGCCAGCACTACCTCTCGCAATACGCGGCCCAGTACGCCAAGCCGCCGCGCCATTGCAGCGAGGCGGCGCTGGCGGCCCTGCGGGCGCACGACTGGCATGGCAATGTGCGCGCCCTGCGCCATGCCTGCGAGCGCGCGGTGATCCTGGCCCAGGGCGATCGCTACGAGTACGCCGACTTCGGCCTGCGCGCCGGCCCGGCGCCGGCCTCGCTTGAGCCGGCCCCCGCGCAACACCTGACCCTGCACCAGCGCGAGCGCGCCGCGCTCGACGAGGCGCTGCGCCAGGCCCAGGGCAATATCAGCCAGGCCGCGCGCCTGCTGGGCCTGAGCCGGGCGGCCCTGTACCGCCGCATGGAAAAGCATGAGCTCTGA
- a CDS encoding efflux RND transporter periplasmic adaptor subunit, protein MSAHLHSLPPASGAAMDRPLPRRKYQRPLRWGGAALGLLGLGALLFTSLPRGLSVPAAELSLSTVAEGEFLDELSLRAQVVPAHQVLLDATEGGRVDAVLVRDGEMLKAGALLYRLSNPQREQEVLQRSAEVAQQLANLSGQRTGLANARALQRRDLSNLAHEAERANTDLKRQQELAAQGFVSAAVLEDARLKQALQQRLLEQAREDGAAEMRTREQAIGELERAVRGLSEGLALVRQAAAGLSARAPRDGQLSGFALQVGGSVKPGDRLGRIDDIASFKLVGNVDEFYLNRLQTGLRASLDIASKTWPLTVTQRLPQVKEGRFGVEMEFTQGLPPGLQAGQSLDARIRLGQPSRARLIADGAFYADSGGAWVYVLNAKGSQAERRNVRLGRRAAGRIEVLDGLAPGERVVVSKVRQYGDAALLNLQN, encoded by the coding sequence ATGAGCGCACATTTGCACAGCCTTCCGCCCGCCTCGGGCGCCGCCATGGACCGCCCCCTGCCGCGGCGCAAATACCAGCGCCCGCTGCGCTGGGGCGGTGCCGCGCTGGGCCTGCTGGGCCTGGGCGCGCTGCTGTTCACCAGCCTGCCGCGCGGCCTCTCGGTGCCGGCCGCCGAGCTCAGCCTCTCGACCGTGGCGGAGGGCGAATTCCTCGACGAACTGAGCCTGCGCGCCCAGGTCGTGCCGGCGCACCAAGTGCTGCTGGACGCCACCGAGGGCGGCCGCGTCGATGCGGTGCTGGTGCGCGATGGCGAGATGCTCAAGGCCGGCGCCCTGCTCTACCGCCTCTCCAACCCGCAGCGCGAGCAGGAGGTGCTGCAGCGCTCGGCCGAGGTGGCGCAGCAGCTCGCCAACCTCTCCGGCCAGCGCACCGGCCTGGCCAACGCGCGCGCGCTGCAGCGCCGCGACCTCAGCAATCTGGCCCATGAAGCCGAGCGCGCCAACACCGATCTCAAGCGCCAACAGGAGCTGGCCGCGCAGGGCTTTGTCTCGGCCGCGGTGCTGGAGGACGCGCGCCTGAAACAAGCGCTGCAGCAGCGCCTGCTAGAGCAGGCGCGCGAAGACGGCGCCGCCGAGATGCGCACCCGCGAGCAGGCCATCGGCGAGTTGGAGCGCGCCGTCAGGGGCTTGAGCGAGGGCCTGGCGCTGGTGCGCCAGGCCGCGGCCGGCTTGTCGGCGCGTGCCCCGCGCGACGGCCAGCTGAGCGGCTTTGCCCTGCAGGTGGGCGGCTCGGTGAAACCGGGCGACCGGCTCGGCCGCATCGACGATATCGCCAGCTTCAAGCTGGTCGGCAATGTCGACGAGTTCTACCTGAACCGCCTGCAGACCGGCCTGCGCGCCAGCCTGGACATCGCCAGCAAGACCTGGCCCCTGACGGTGACCCAGCGCCTGCCCCAGGTGAAGGAAGGGCGCTTCGGCGTCGAGATGGAATTCACCCAGGGCCTGCCGCCGGGTCTGCAGGCCGGCCAGAGCCTGGATGCGCGCATCCGCCTGGGCCAGCCCAGCCGCGCGCGCCTGATCGCCGATGGCGCCTTCTATGCCGACAGCGGCGGCGCCTGGGTCTATGTGCTGAACGCCAAGGGCAGCCAGGCCGAGCGCCGCAACGTGCGCCTGGGCCGCCGCGCCGCCGGCCGCATCGAGGTGCTGGACGGCCTCGCGCCCGGCGAGCGCGTGGTTGTTTCCAAGGTGCGCCAGTACGGCGACGCCGCCCTGCTGAATCTGCAAAACTGA
- a CDS encoding ABC transporter ATP-binding protein — protein MIKLKNLSKLHRSAEVETTALNRIDLEIEAGEYLAITGPSGCGKSSLLSILGLLDAPSSGEYWFDGQNVAGWNERQLSRLRRGRIGFVFQSFNLIDDLSVRENIELALEYGEVPAREHGARVDQAMQRLGIAHRAGHRPSQLSGGQQQRVAIARAIVARPALLLADEPTGNLDSAQGDEVMRILRELNEEGTTLVMVTHSPAHAAQASRCLRLLDGRILVDALAA, from the coding sequence ATGATCAAGCTGAAGAACCTGAGCAAGCTGCATCGCAGCGCCGAGGTGGAGACCACCGCGCTGAACCGCATCGACCTGGAGATCGAGGCGGGCGAGTACCTGGCCATCACCGGCCCTTCCGGCTGCGGCAAGTCCAGCCTGCTGAGCATCCTGGGCCTGCTGGACGCGCCCAGCAGCGGCGAATACTGGTTCGACGGCCAGAACGTGGCGGGCTGGAACGAGCGCCAGCTGAGCCGCCTGCGCCGCGGCCGCATCGGCTTCGTGTTCCAGAGCTTCAACCTGATCGACGACCTGAGCGTGCGCGAGAACATCGAGCTGGCGCTGGAGTACGGCGAGGTGCCGGCGCGCGAGCATGGCGCGCGTGTGGACCAGGCCATGCAGCGGCTGGGCATCGCGCACCGCGCCGGCCACAGGCCCTCGCAGCTCTCGGGCGGGCAGCAGCAGCGCGTGGCGATTGCGCGCGCCATCGTCGCGCGCCCGGCCCTCTTGCTGGCCGACGAGCCCACCGGCAATCTCGACAGCGCCCAGGGTGACGAGGTGATGCGCATCCTGCGCGAGCTCAACGAAGAGGGCACGACCCTGGTGATGGTGACCCACTCGCCCGCACATGCCGCACAGGCCTCGCGCTGCCTGCGCCTGCTGGACGGCCGCATCCTCGTCGACGCGCTCGCGGCCTGA
- a CDS encoding FtsX-like permease family protein, producing the protein MKFLDLRVAWRQLLAEPLNAAVLIGGLALALAACYLLAILLGERYRPDPALQAPERIVLIDFHGNMPGREEDWFLGSPFVFSQALAQARAPVQLLSRVSEDMVTLRQGERSVRASTLAADASLVELFNLRALQGDLRSSLGRPDTIAITEGLARKLFGHTAVLGKTLVLGKHPLSVAAVLPEPQSRSQFRAEAYLGFDAPAAGIDRDTREAWFMIAGRVYGRLLPGASAAQVGAVAQALLDASPIMKELPPEWTAKGRKAAFMRALPVTEMPFEGREGRLRVQVLAALAAIAALLLSLALLNFVNLSGVRTLQRQREIAVRKSLGLSPARLLLQFAVEAQLSILLASALALLLAWLLLPWLTNALRVPMPDALLQPLPLLGLLLVGLLLGLLVSLYPAWLAWRQQAAAALQGRQASEGRGGLLLRRVLSGLQFGIALLVCSLALLLSLQNRHVLQRELGYHPEGALALPMPAGASAQQAEDLRQALAQLAEVSAMAWTDSVPGSARLDRNADFSYQDRQAKLRMSALDSDFFAFYKVPLLAGELAGAGRDAIVLDEPAVRALGFASAAEAIGKTVASTMVGLNQQREQLRIVGVVPALTLEGTRELPRPHMLRLQRSEQALAERRGFWVLNLRLKPHYQTDRQAEQTAEQLLAPAWKRIFPGEPFSVESVEQAMLEPYETDRRIAQLVSATGVLALALAGFGVYALAAYLVQRHARELVLRKLHGASSLQALTRLLREFAVLLLLAALIALPLSWWLGQQYLSQFADRSPSGAWPQGLALAGLLLVSLLASLRHGLAAMAMRPVLALRA; encoded by the coding sequence ATGAAATTTCTGGATCTGCGCGTGGCCTGGCGTCAGTTGCTGGCCGAACCGCTCAACGCCGCGGTGCTGATCGGCGGCCTGGCGCTGGCGCTGGCGGCCTGCTATTTGCTGGCCATTCTGCTGGGCGAGCGCTATCGGCCCGACCCGGCCCTGCAGGCACCCGAGCGCATCGTGCTGATCGACTTCCACGGCAATATGCCGGGGCGCGAGGAAGACTGGTTCCTGGGCTCGCCCTTCGTGTTCAGCCAGGCACTGGCACAGGCGCGCGCACCGGTGCAGCTGCTCAGCCGCGTGTCCGAGGACATGGTGACGCTGCGCCAGGGCGAGCGCAGCGTGCGCGCCAGCACCCTGGCCGCCGACGCCAGCCTGGTGGAGCTGTTCAATCTGCGCGCGCTGCAAGGCGATCTGCGCAGCAGCCTGGGCCGCCCGGACACGATCGCCATCACCGAGGGCCTGGCACGCAAGCTGTTCGGCCATACCGCCGTGCTCGGCAAGACCCTGGTGCTTGGCAAGCACCCGCTCAGCGTCGCGGCCGTGCTGCCCGAGCCGCAGTCGCGCAGCCAGTTCCGCGCCGAGGCCTATCTCGGCTTCGACGCGCCGGCCGCGGGCATCGATCGCGACACCCGCGAGGCCTGGTTCATGATCGCCGGCCGGGTCTACGGCCGCCTGCTCCCGGGCGCCAGCGCCGCCCAGGTCGGCGCGGTGGCGCAGGCCCTGCTGGACGCCAGCCCTATCATGAAAGAGCTGCCGCCGGAATGGACCGCCAAGGGCCGCAAGGCCGCCTTCATGCGCGCCCTGCCGGTGACCGAGATGCCCTTCGAGGGCCGCGAGGGGCGCTTGCGCGTGCAGGTGCTGGCGGCGCTGGCCGCCATCGCCGCCCTGCTGCTGAGCCTGGCCCTGCTCAACTTCGTCAACCTCAGCGGCGTGCGCACGCTGCAGCGCCAGCGCGAGATCGCGGTCCGCAAGAGCCTGGGGCTGAGCCCGGCCCGGCTGCTGCTGCAATTCGCCGTCGAAGCCCAGCTGAGCATCCTGCTGGCCTCGGCGCTGGCCCTGCTGCTGGCCTGGCTGCTGCTGCCGTGGCTAACGAACGCCTTGCGCGTCCCGATGCCCGACGCGCTGCTGCAGCCGCTGCCCCTGCTCGGCCTGCTGCTGGTCGGCCTGCTGCTGGGCCTGCTGGTCAGCCTCTACCCGGCCTGGCTGGCCTGGCGCCAGCAGGCGGCCGCGGCGCTGCAGGGGCGCCAGGCCAGCGAGGGCCGCGGCGGGCTGCTGCTGCGCCGCGTGCTCAGCGGCCTGCAGTTCGGCATCGCGCTGCTGGTCTGCAGCCTGGCCCTGCTGCTGAGCCTGCAGAACCGCCATGTGCTGCAGCGCGAGCTCGGCTACCACCCCGAGGGCGCGCTGGCCCTGCCGATGCCGGCCGGCGCCAGCGCCCAGCAGGCCGAGGACCTGCGCCAGGCCTTGGCACAGCTCGCCGAGGTCAGCGCCATGGCCTGGACCGACAGCGTGCCGGGCAGCGCGCGCCTGGATCGCAACGCCGACTTCAGCTACCAGGACCGCCAGGCCAAGCTGCGCATGAGCGCACTGGACAGCGACTTCTTCGCCTTCTACAAGGTGCCCCTGCTGGCCGGGGAGCTCGCGGGCGCCGGCCGCGATGCCATCGTGCTCGACGAGCCGGCCGTCCGCGCGCTCGGCTTTGCCAGCGCCGCCGAGGCCATCGGCAAGACGGTGGCCTCGACCATGGTCGGGCTGAACCAGCAGCGCGAGCAACTGCGCATCGTCGGCGTCGTGCCGGCGCTCACCCTGGAGGGCACGCGCGAGCTACCGCGCCCGCACATGCTGCGCCTGCAACGCAGCGAGCAGGCGCTGGCCGAACGGCGCGGCTTCTGGGTGCTGAACCTGCGCCTGAAGCCCCACTACCAGACCGACCGCCAGGCCGAGCAAACTGCCGAGCAATTGCTGGCGCCGGCCTGGAAGCGCATCTTCCCGGGCGAACCCTTCAGCGTAGAGAGCGTCGAGCAGGCCATGCTGGAGCCCTACGAGACCGACCGGCGCATCGCCCAGCTGGTCAGCGCCACCGGCGTGCTGGCCCTGGCCCTGGCCGGCTTCGGCGTCTATGCGCTGGCCGCCTATCTGGTGCAGCGCCATGCACGCGAGCTGGTGCTGCGCAAGCTGCATGGCGCCTCCTCGCTGCAGGCGCTGACCCGGCTGTTGCGCGAGTTCGCTGTGCTGCTGCTGCTGGCGGCGCTGATCGCGCTGCCGCTGTCCTGGTGGCTGGGCCAGCAATACCTGAGCCAGTTTGCCGACCGCAGCCCCAGCGGCGCCTGGCCGCAGGGCCTGGCCCTGGCGGGCCTGCTGCTGGTGAGCCTGCTGGCCAGCCTGCGCCACGGCCTGGCGGCGATGGCGATGCGGCCCGTGCTGGCGCTGCGGGCCTGA
- a CDS encoding MerR family transcriptional regulator, translating to MSTESSPPAKKSKAAARAVEPASRLFTITELAAEFDITPRAIRFYEDMGLLTPARAGRNRVYTHRDRTRLKLTLRGKRLGLTLQEVKQLVDMYDSESDAAPQLKAFLAVLQQHRRQLEQQLDDIEVTLAEIAQHEERCQSLLGEVANKARRA from the coding sequence ATGAGCACAGAGTCCAGCCCTCCGGCCAAGAAGAGCAAGGCAGCGGCACGTGCGGTCGAGCCGGCCTCGCGCCTGTTCACCATCACCGAGCTGGCCGCCGAGTTCGACATCACGCCGCGGGCGATCCGCTTCTACGAGGACATGGGCCTGCTGACGCCGGCGCGCGCCGGCCGCAACCGCGTCTACACGCACCGCGACCGCACCCGCCTGAAGCTCACCCTGCGCGGCAAGCGCCTGGGCCTGACGCTGCAGGAGGTCAAGCAACTGGTCGACATGTACGACTCCGAGTCCGACGCGGCGCCGCAGCTGAAGGCCTTTCTGGCGGTGCTGCAGCAGCACCGCCGCCAGCTCGAGCAGCAGCTCGACGACATCGAGGTCACGCTGGCCGAGATCGCCCAGCATGAGGAGCGCTGCCAGAGCCTGCTGGGCGAGGTGGCCAACAAGGCACGGCGCGCCTGA
- a CDS encoding MBL fold metallo-hydrolase, translated as MANPRESELSYPMGDALPAPGGVLELQPGVRWLRMGLPFALDHINLWLLRDEIDGQAGWSIVDSGIHNDATKALWEQVFAAHLDGLPVLRVIVTHFHPDHMGLAAWLTERWQCRLYMSATDYNLARLASGSTVGMGGELAANFFASHGLTDPDSQAKIRARSSYYPSMVPAVPSSYRRLMEGQVLRIGGHDWRCITGYGHAPEHISLHSASQGLLISGDMVLPRISTNVSVVDVEPEADPLSLYLDSVKRMLSLPAETLVLPSHGKPFRGLHARVDQLLEHHDERLAEVLQACTAKPCHAAELLELMFKRKLDLHQTTFAMGESVAHLNALWLAGRLRRSLDENGVYRFSAV; from the coding sequence ATGGCCAATCCGCGCGAATCCGAACTCTCCTACCCGATGGGCGATGCCCTGCCCGCGCCCGGCGGCGTGCTGGAGCTGCAGCCCGGCGTGCGCTGGCTGCGCATGGGCCTGCCGTTCGCGCTGGACCATATCAATCTCTGGCTGCTGCGCGACGAGATCGACGGCCAAGCTGGCTGGAGCATCGTCGACAGCGGCATCCACAACGACGCCACCAAGGCGCTCTGGGAGCAGGTATTCGCCGCGCACCTCGACGGCCTGCCGGTGCTGCGCGTGATCGTCACGCATTTCCACCCCGACCACATGGGCCTGGCGGCCTGGCTGACGGAGCGGTGGCAATGCCGCCTGTACATGAGTGCGACCGACTACAACCTGGCGCGCCTGGCCAGCGGCTCCACCGTCGGCATGGGCGGCGAACTGGCCGCCAATTTCTTTGCCAGCCACGGCCTCACCGACCCCGACTCGCAGGCCAAGATCCGCGCCCGCTCGAGCTACTACCCCAGCATGGTGCCGGCGGTGCCGAGCAGCTACCGCCGCCTCATGGAGGGTCAGGTCTTGCGCATCGGCGGGCACGACTGGCGCTGCATCACCGGCTACGGCCATGCGCCCGAGCACATCAGCCTGCACAGCGCTAGCCAGGGCCTGCTGATCTCGGGCGATATGGTGCTGCCGCGCATTTCCACCAATGTCAGCGTGGTGGATGTGGAGCCCGAGGCCGACCCGCTGAGCCTCTATCTGGACTCGGTCAAGCGCATGCTGAGCCTGCCGGCCGAGACCCTGGTGCTGCCCTCGCATGGCAAGCCCTTCCGCGGCCTGCATGCGCGCGTGGACCAGCTGCTGGAGCACCACGACGAGCGCCTGGCCGAGGTGCTGCAGGCCTGCACGGCCAAGCCCTGTCATGCGGCCGAATTGTTGGAGCTGATGTTCAAGCGCAAGCTCGACCTGCACCAGACCACCTTCGCGATGGGCGAGTCGGTGGCGCATCTGAACGCGCTGTGGCTGGCGGGGCGCTTGCGCCGCAGCCTGGATGAGAACGGGGTGTACCGCTTCTCGGCGGTCTAG
- a CDS encoding M48 family metallopeptidase — MLRRLAGLFSKNAQLSLFDSDEPQAAPLVSAPSAARPERPTPSAHSRELLLDGHRVGYELRRARRRSIGFTVSELGLRVSAPRWVPLGEIERALQGKSGWILRKLVEQRERAQRVEAARVQWADGCSVPYLGESLIVVLDPSAAQHPGGARYDSGATDPQATLASVARHTLYLGLPQGASAEQVRDAVQAWLQRQAKALFEQRCRHFAAQLGVHMTRLRLSSAQTRWGSASADGVIRLNWRLVHFGLATIDYVVAHELAHLREMNHSPRFWALVRSVIPDYEASRERLRQAALPSFEA; from the coding sequence ATGCTGAGACGTCTGGCCGGGCTCTTTTCCAAGAACGCACAGCTGTCGCTGTTCGACAGCGATGAGCCGCAGGCTGCGCCCCTGGTGAGCGCGCCGTCGGCGGCCCGGCCCGAGCGCCCCACGCCCTCGGCGCACAGCCGCGAGCTGCTGCTGGATGGCCACCGCGTCGGCTACGAGTTGCGCCGCGCGCGCCGCCGCAGCATCGGTTTCACCGTCAGCGAGCTGGGTCTGCGCGTCAGCGCGCCGCGCTGGGTGCCGCTGGGCGAGATCGAGCGCGCGCTGCAGGGCAAGTCCGGCTGGATCCTGCGCAAGCTGGTGGAGCAGCGCGAACGCGCCCAGCGCGTCGAGGCGGCCCGGGTGCAATGGGCCGATGGCTGCAGCGTGCCCTATCTGGGCGAGAGCCTGATCGTGGTGCTGGATCCGTCCGCCGCGCAGCACCCCGGCGGCGCGCGCTACGACAGCGGCGCGACCGATCCGCAGGCCACGCTGGCCTCGGTGGCACGCCACACCCTCTATCTGGGCCTGCCGCAGGGCGCCAGCGCCGAGCAGGTGCGCGATGCCGTGCAGGCCTGGCTGCAGCGCCAGGCCAAGGCCTTGTTCGAGCAGCGCTGCCGCCATTTCGCCGCCCAGCTGGGCGTGCACATGACCAGGCTGCGCCTGTCGTCGGCGCAAACGCGCTGGGGCAGCGCCAGCGCCGACGGCGTGATACGCCTGAACTGGCGCCTCGTCCACTTCGGCCTAGCCACCATCGACTATGTGGTGGCCCATGAGCTCGCGCATCTGCGCGAGATGAACCACAGCCCGCGCTTCTGGGCCCTGGTGCGTTCGGTGATTCCGGACTACGAGGCCTCGCGCGAGCGCCTGCGCCAGGCGGCCCTGCCCAGCTTCGAGGCCTGA